The following are encoded in a window of Vigna unguiculata cultivar IT97K-499-35 chromosome 8, ASM411807v1, whole genome shotgun sequence genomic DNA:
- the LOC114193908 gene encoding uncharacterized protein LOC114193908, whose translation MTLSMNRDETLKSGCTNPCCYKLKEKYLKGVEARKALRQAVEILQKEIQSRSTNACGVKVEREDKLGEFTPAKVPLGSETSSFEPQIDTPTTQQGCSGRGDESGILQTDREKEIGRLKELLEEEKRRADSEKKKAAEACKLLEDEKNKAAEKDKEIGRLKGLLDVEKRRADSESKKAAEEKNKVSEKEKEISRFKEFIEAEKRRDESERKKLNELSKLLEEKTNKVAENEKEIGRLKEFIEAEKRRDDSERKKVNEVCNLLEEEKNKVAEKEKEISGLKEFIEAEKRKDDSARKQDNELCKMLGEERNKVAEKEKEIGKLKEFIEVEKRRDDSERKKDNEVCKLLGEEKNKIAEMEKEICRLKELVEEKERRADSERKKVNEVCNLLGEEKNKVAEKEKEISGLKEFIEAEKRKDDSARKKDNELCKMLGEERNKVAEKEKEIGKLKEFMEAEKRRDDFERKKDNEVCKLLGEEKNKTAEMEKEICRLKELVEEKKRRADSDKKKASAACKLLEEVKKKAAEKGEIARVEAEKYRTQIGQLEKQVNDAKTKLVSEISMFKEATKKFEADKSKLLAEKRKADSALARANEILEVEKQKVDEEKRRADAEMVKLEEQKALAEDNWNKFMKEKCLADQMSQQLEENKKTIEDFKQKIHELSSLTKPVEMATHKVKAESTKMKLLKNKLKLEMLRAKHTKQKYKLEASRYDILRNELGRLKIDFIQFLHRVDMLDASFSPVAGSRREQTKHENILDKQNSNVIRQIGKQNLSEMRSQFDSEVLEPCCTTVDVSDPLRKNSTPRLTPGGNCSESITGIGFKLESLVRGSNQTKLQSSAVNSSTESFSDGQLMGSQDASIFPVIASGQLTQEIFNTKQNMCNPSDKSIDVHHKKRKRMHDTVEYIANLSSERLADFHGLLYRKHGECLGRKAALQNPNNVQEENKRAHKKRKKSRREKVDMIPWIKSDEKKTIAETNSEVYDDANVCRHTSCPPPRTLETTQACGERICDVANNFDSIINIDKVPDENYMKLLELENAFSEECYRKAMDFPLSPSLPEIEFHEIFDEDNLMIPSQYKSLPENVLSSRTDLFISPSSDVINVELISSAQKYDDCGVTCNSHVLTTENSRTAFPVEDGIGSLNNKLPEFCVVFSNVMDNNIISRILTATKNCIAQCNLSTQTGWAVSNILTALKMEEKLSQKERVSVLLTLMLFNFSTTTTKTFGRLWDGKSVQCLRSYSEHIYTVMNDAETRILFVENYSLYELLHLIEDFLIEGKVIVNNRVDAETLSSDLRTTDFLSCVNEEVSSDAASSEQLVAASIILSSVCAATDYVGFICDASYHILRSGKLDSLMVLTILHIFSYLGGEKVFNKNNFGLMVTVLKSLIMFLEDGSLSVATACLPSINQLHAELCMDAKCPFLEGAESIDAVASLLLEEIKRVHSSESRFMSVQCAIDKPCSEKCLISAPQPDTLKTVDCCCLSDVLSLVELVANKMSWHWADMKLVPQLLNILDSCVDENFAIRIIVLLGQLGRTGVDVGGFEDEGVKNLRCYLFTYFCRASSMKADLSLQFATASALFGLLPLDFETLFHANINLSAYSKSVCDNAETLRKWFSGLGKDQQKLLFDVYNK comes from the exons ATGACATTGTCAATGAATCGAGATGAGACGCTGAAATCTGGTTGCACAAATCCCTGTTGTTACAAG TTGAAGGAGAAATACTTGAAGGGGGTAGAAGCGCGTAAGGCTCTGCGACAAGCCGTCGAGATTCTGCAAAAGGAAATCCAGTCCCGCAGTACCAAtg CATGTGGGGTCAAAGTGGAAAGAGAGGATAAATTGGGGGAATTTACTCCTGCTAAGGTACCCTTAGGGAGTGAAACTTCCAGTTTTGAGCCTCAGATTGATACTCCCACAACACAGCAGGGGTGCAGTGGCCGTGGGGATGAGAGCGGGATCTTACAAACTGATAGGGAAAAGGAAATTGGTAGATTGAAGGAGCTGCTAGAGGAGGAAAAGCGAAGGGCTGATTCGGAGAAGAAGAAAGCTGCCGAAGCTTGCAAATTGCTGGAAGATGAAAAGAATAAGGCTGCTGAAAAGGACAAGGAAATCGGTAGGTTGAAAGGGCTTTTAGATGTGGAGAAGAGAAGGGCTGATTCTGAGAGTAAGAAAGCTGCTGAAGAGAAGAATAAGGTTTCTGAAAAGGAAAAGGAGATTAGTAGATTTAAGGAGTTTATCGAGGCAGAGAAGAGAAGGGATGAGTCTGAGAGGAAGAAATTAAATGAACTTTCCAAGttacttgaagaaaaaacaaataaggtTGCTGAAAACGAAAAGGAAATAGGTAGATTGAAGGAGTTTATTGAGGCAGAGAAGAGAAGGGATGATTCTGAGAGGAAGAAAGTCAATGAAGTTTGCAACTTACTTGAAGAAGAGAAGAATAAGGTTgctgaaaaggaaaaggagATTAGTGGATTGAAGGAGTTTATTGAGGCAGAGAAGAGAAAGGATGATTCTGCGAGGAAGCAAGACAATGAACTTTGCAAGATGCTTGGAGAAGAAAGGAATAAGGTTgctgaaaaggaaaaggaaataGGTAAATTGAAGGAGTTTATCGAGGTAGAGAAGAGAAGGGACGATTCTGAAAGGAAGAAAGACAATGAAGTTTGCAAGCTACTtggagaagagaaaaataagattgCTGAAATGGAAAAGGAAATCTGTAGATTGAAGGAGCTTGTAGAGGAGAAGGAGAGAAGGGCTGATTCTGAGAGGAAGAAAGTCAATGAAGTTTGCAACTTACTTGGAGAAGAGAAGAATAAGGTTgctgaaaaggaaaaggagATTAGTGGATTGAAGGAGTTTATCGAGGCAGAGAAGAGAAAGGATGATTCTGCGAGGAAGAAAGACAATGAACTTTGCAAGATGCTTGGAGAAGAAAGGAATAAGGTTgctgaaaaggaaaaggaaataGGTAAATTGAAGGAGTTTATGGAGGCAGAGAAGAGAAGGGATGATTTTGAAAGGAAGAAAGACAATGAAGTTTGCAAGCTACTtggagaagagaaaaataagactGCTGAAATGGAAAAGGAAATCTGTAGATTGAAGGAGCTTGTAGAGGAGAAGAAGAGAAGGGCTGATTCTGATAAGAAGAAAGCTTCTGCAGCTTGCAAGTTACTAGAAGAAGTAAAGAAGAAGGCTGCTGAAAAGGGGGAGATTGCCCGAGTTGAGGCGGAGAAGTATAGGACTCAAATTGGACAATTGGAGAAACAGGTTAATGACGCAAAAACAAAGTTGGTGTCTGAGATATCTATGTTTAAAGAGGCAACCAAAAAGTTTGAAGCTGATAAGAGCAAACTATTAGCAGAAAAAAGAAAGGCTGATTCAGCATTGGCAAGAGCAAATGAAATATTAGAGGTAGAAAAACAAAAGGTTGACGAGGAAAAAAGGCGTGCAGATGCAGAGATGGTTAAACTGGAGGAGCAGAAGGCACTTGCTGAGGATAACTGGAACAAGTTCATGAAAGAGAAATGTCTTGCTGATCAGATGTCTCAGCAGTTAGAAGAGAATAAGAAGACAATTGAGGATTTCAAACAGAAGATCCATGAACTCTCATCCTTGACAAAGCCTGTTGAAATGGCTACTCACAAGGTTAAAGCTGAAAGTACAAAAATGAAGCTTTTGAAAAACAAACTAAAGCTTGAAATGCTACGAGCAAAGCATACCAAGCAAAAATACAAGTTAGAAGCAAGTCGGTATGACATTTTACGGAATGAATTAGGCCGTCTAAAGATTGATTTCATTCAATTTCTACATCGTGTTGATATGCTTGATGCATCCTTTTCACCTGTTGCTGGATCTAGGCGCGAACAAACAAAG CATGAAAATATACTAGACAAGCAGAATTCAAATGTCATTAGACAAATTGGCAAGCAAAATTTGTCTGAGATGCGTAGCCAATTTGATAGTGAGGTTCTGGAGCCTTGCTGCACAACGGTGGATGTAAGTGATCCATTGAGGAAGAATAGCACTCCACGCCTCACTCCTGGTGGAAATTGCTCCGAATCTATCACAGGTATTGGTTTTAAATTGGAGTCTCTTGTTAGAGGATCCAACCAAACAAAGTTACAGAGTTCTGCTGTAAATTCCAGTACAGAATCTTTTTCTGATGGACAGTTGATGGGCTCACAGGATGCAAGCATTTTTCCGGTTATTGCCTCAGGACAGTTGACTCAGGAGATCTTTAATACTAAACAAAACATGTGCAACCCATCTGATAAATCTATTGATGTGCACCacaagaagagaaaaagaatgcaTGATACAGTTGAATATATTGCAAATTTGTCTTCTGAGAGACTCGCTGATTTTCATGGTTTGTTGTATAGAAAACATGGTGAATGCTTAGGAAGAAAAGCAGCGCTTCAGAATCCTAATAATGTACAGGAAGAGAATAAAAGGGCCcacaagaagagaaagaaatcTCGAAGGGAAAAAGTGGACATGATACCTTGGATTAAGAGTGATGAGAAAAAAACAATAGCAGAGACCAACAGTGAGGTCTATGATGATGCAAATGTCTGTAGACACACTTCCTGCCCTCCTCCACGTACTTTAGAAACCACTCAAGCATGTGGGGAAAGAATATGTGATGTTGCAAATAATTTTGATTCCATAATTAATATTGATAAGGTGCCTGAtgaaaattatatgaaattattagaattagaaaatgCTTTCAGTGAAGAATGCTATAGAAAAGCAATGGATTTTCCCTTGTCTCCATCCCTTCCTGAAATTGAATTTCATGAAATATTTGACGAGGATAATTTGATGATTCCCTCTCAATATAAATCTCTTCCAGAGAACGTGTTGAGTTCAAGAACAGACCTGTTCATTTCACCTTCCTCTGATGTAATTAATGTTGAATTAATTTCTAGTGCACAAAAATATGATGATTGTGGAGTTACTTGTAATTCACATGTGCTCACCACAGAAAATTCAAGGACTGCTTTTCCGGTGGAGGATGGAATTGGATCTTTAAACAATAAGCTTCCTGAATTTTGTGTTGTCTTTTCAAATGTTATGGACAATAATATCATATCAAGGATACTTACTGCTACAAAAAATTGTATAGCTCAGTGCAATTTGTCTACTCAAACAGGCTGGGCGGTTAGTAACATATTAACTGCACTTAAAATGGAAGAAAAGCTCTCACAGAA GGAGAGGGTTTCAGTGCTGTTAACACTTATGCTGTTCAATTTTTCCACAACGACAACAAAGACATTTGGGAGACTCTGGGATGGGAAATCAGTCCAGTGCTTGCGATCATATTCTGAACATATTTACACAG TTATGAATGATGCAGAGACAAGAATCCTATTTGTAGAGAATTATTCTTTGTATGAGCTGCTTCACCTCATTGAAGATTTTCTTATAGAGGGAAAAGTTATAGTAAACAATAGAGTAGATGCTGAAACTCTGTCTTCTGATTTGAGAACCACTGATTTTCTGAGTTGTGTTAATGAGGAGGTATCATCTGATGCAGCTTCAAGTGAACAATTGGTGGCAGCaagtattatattatcatcAGTATGTGCTGCAACTGATTATGTTGGATTTATCTGTGATGCTTCTTATCATATTCTTCGATCGGGCAAGTTGGATTCTCTGATGGTGTTGACCATTCtccatattttttcttatctggGTGGAGAGAaggtttttaacaaaaataattttggtttaATGGTGACTGTTTTGAAGTCTCTAATTATGTTTCTTGAGGATGGGAGCCTATCTGTTGCTACTGCCTGTCTTCCTTCAATAAATCAGCTGCATGCTGAATTGTGTATGGATGCTAAATGCCCATTCTTGGAAGGTGCCGAATCCATTGATGCAGTTGCAAGCTTGCTCTTGGAAGAGATAAAACGAGTACATTCGTCCGAATCTAGATTCATGTCGGTTCAATGTGCAATTGACAAGCCCTGTTCGGAAAAATGCCTGATTTCTGCACCTCAACCTGATACCCTTAAAACTGTCGACTGTTGTTGCCTGAGTGATGTTCTTTCACTGGTGGAATTGGTAGCAAATAAAATG AGCTGGCACTGGGCTGACATGAAACTTGTTCCTCAGTTGCTGAATATACTCGACTCATGTGTAGATGAGAACTTCGCTATTCGTATAATTGTTCTTCTAGGTCAGCTTGGAAG GACTGGAGTTGATGTTGGTGGATTTGAAGATGAAGGTGTTAAGAACTTGAGATGTTATTTGTTTACTTATTTTTGTCGCGCCTCTTCCATGAAAGCAGacctttctcttcaatttgcCACTGCCAGTGCTCTGTTTGGccttcttcctcttgattttgAAACCCTTTTTCATGCCAACATCAATCTTTCAGCTTATTCTAAATCTGTTTGTGACAACGCTGAAACTCTGAGGAAGTGGTTCTCTGGGCTGGGTAAAGATCAACAGAAATTGCTATTTGATGTATATAACAAGTAA